In Vigna unguiculata cultivar IT97K-499-35 chromosome 3, ASM411807v1, whole genome shotgun sequence, a single genomic region encodes these proteins:
- the LOC114176324 gene encoding uncharacterized protein LOC114176324 isoform X2 gives MGGLLHMFEFNQGRMAKKIHAHKNNNDDMETSGNGMKLQVETSHVHCAEGELPVEDGWSKKIGYSNVDPVKKANKEGFSKQSGTRSNAPSVVARLMGIETMPLPLDTKSVVPLDESTHENMERKFSKKKMNGKGWAGRGSSNLNSFSHMEFDSFYQHTDDDDDEGGHSFGEPRPREHPQEEELQKFKKEFEEYQSTRFKEWPKLPNGHQMESILSKKKESFPSRSKTQSRDFEESLMMKSKSRLLDICTSPTQIVILKPGSERVCNCNHEENCTSLSGTLHKRKGIEDFLEEVRERLRCELQGIRDGGIETPFNDKSDAKEVTESMTRDAEPNLLRSESTRSYKSKMQLNGQSSPEFFNIDTRRFLSERLRNTVKNELHLDIPEVACYLDNDRVRLKQDTIKGANDKSQWGVLEEKKELQTCSNRHKLDDNVLLHKELSPRNLERSLSAPASGASFGRLLLEDRHILTGALIQRKLEAVEARPVGVKKQKKDGFNIKEKLSNFKYTFGLRGKLFGKRVKSKVESHGSEHGAILRDVRSGPTILMKYGDRHENSTEVPPSPASVSSCADEEHWRQSGYSSLTSTPDASSLDDIFVPKVFRDISSGLNDLKRQLSELDSDGYVDFTTKQEPIEFSLVELDDPAESYVRDLLVASGLYFGSWDKYIGNSVFEEVEESHRKLVKEDERSTKDHNKNKLEHKVLLDLLNEALAIVLGPPLTLSRFRRKLSNSSLQPPPCGKELLKLVWDIVRVSLHPTSNTSLYSVDSFVAQDLASISWSGLTNDEIDTLERETACTIADDLVEEFTKDMLL, from the exons ATGGGAGGCTTATTGCACATGTTTGAGTTCAATCAGGGTAGGATGGCAAAGAAAATTCATGCCCATAAGAACAATAACGATG ATATGGAAACATCTGGAAATGGCATGAAGCTGCAAGTAGAAACCTCTCATGTCCACTGTGCAGAAGGAGAATTACCA GTAGAAGATGGCTGGTCAAAGAAAATTGGTTACTCAAATGTGGATCCAGTGAAAAAAGCGAACAAAGAGGGTTTTTCCAAACAATCAGGCACCAGAAGTAATGCCCCCAGCGTTGTGGCAAGGTTGATGGGGATAGAAACCATGCCATTACCGTTAGACACTAAATCTGTAGTTCCATTGGATGAAAGCACACATGAAAATATGGAGAGGAAGTtttcaaagaagaaaatgaatggGAAAGGTTGGGCTGGTAGGGGTTCTTCAAACTTGAATTCTTTTAGCCATATGGAATTTGATTCATTTTATCAGCAcactgatgatgatgatgatgaaggtGGACATAGttttggagaaccgaggccgAGGGAACATCCTCAAGAGGAGGAACTCCAAAAATTcaagaaagaatttgaagagTATCAATCAACAAGGTTTAAGGAGTGGCCAAAGCTACCCAATGGCCACCAGATGGAGTCAATCTTATCTAAGAAAAAAGAATCCTTTCCATCAAGAAGTAAAACACAAAGTAGGGACTTTGAGGAGTCTTTAATGATGAAATCCAAAAGCAGATTATTAGATATATGCACTTCTCCCACTCAGATAGTTATCTTGAAGCCTGGTTCTGAAAGGGTTTGCAATTGCAACCATGAAGAGAATTGCACCAGTTTATCAGGCACTTTACATAAGAGAAAAGGTATAGAAGATTTTCTTGAGGAAGTGAGAGAGCGCTTGAGGTGTGAACTCCAAGGGATTAGAGATGGTGGAATTGAGACACCTTTCAATGATAAATCTGATGCTAAAGAGGTCACAGAAAGTATGACTAGAGATGCTGAACCTAATTTACTCCGCTCAGAGTCAACAAGATCATACAAAAGTAAAATGCAGCTCAATGGACAAAGTTCCCCAGAATTTTTCAACATAGATACTAGGAGGTTCTTGTCAGAGAGGCTAAGAAATACGGTAAAAAATGAATTGCATTTGGACATTCCTGAAGTGGCTTGTTATTTAGACAATGACAGAGTTAGACTAAAACAAGATACTATAAAGGGTGCAAATGACAAGAGCCAGTGGGGAGTTctagaagagaaaaaagaattaCAAACATGTTCCAATAGACATAAATTAGATGACAATGTATTGCTCCACAAGGAGTTGTCACCTAGGAACCTTGAAAGATCCTTGTCTGCTCCTGCATCAGGAGCATCATTTGGAAGGCTTCTTTTGGAGGATCGCCACATTTTAACGGGTGCCCTTATTCAGAGGAAGCTTGAAGCTGTTGAAGCAAGGCCTGTGGGTGTTAAAAAGCAGAAGAAAGATGgatttaatattaaagaaaaactttccaactttaaatatacttttggtCTAAGAGGGAAGCTCTTTGGCAAAAGAGTTAAGTCAAAAGTAGAATCACATGGCAGCGAACATGGTGCAATTTTGAGAGATGTCAGGAGTGGACCAACTATTCTCATGAAATATGGTGACAGACAT GAGAACTCCACCGAGGTACCTCCTAGTCCTGCATCTGTAAGCAGCTGTGCTGATGAAGAACATTGGAGACAGAGCGGGTATTCAAGTCTAACATCAACTCCAGATGCATCTTCATTAGATGATATTTTTGTTCCCAAGGTTTTCAGAGATATCAGCTCTGGTTTGAACG ACCTAAAGAGGCAACTGAGCGAGCTTGATTCTGACGGCTATGTTGATTTCACCACAAAGCAGGAGCCGATTGAGTTTTCATTAGTTGAACTGGATGATCCAGCAGAATCTTATGTAAGAGATCTGCTTGTTGCCTCTGGTTTGTACTTTGGTTCATGGGATAAATACATTGGCAACTCAGTTTTTGAAGAAGTGGAAGAATCTCATAGGAAATTGGTGAAGGAGGATGAAAGATCCACAAAAGATCATAACAAGAATAAGTTAGAGCACAAGGTTTTGCTTGATTTGTTAAATGAGGCACTTGCCATTGTTCTTGGACCACCTTTGACATTGTCTAGATTCAGAAGGAAACTAAGCAATTCCTCGTTGCAACCTCCACCATGTGGAAAGGAACTACTAAAGTTAGTATGGGACATTGTCCGTGTTTCTTTACATCCAACGTCCAACACATCTCTTTATTCAGTTGATAGTTTTGTGGCACAAGATCTTGCATCTATTTCCTGGTCTGGGCTAACAAATGATGAGATTGATACATTGGAAAGAGAGACTGCATGTACAATCGCCGATGATTTGGTTGAAGAATTCACAAAGGATATGCTCTTGTAG
- the LOC114176324 gene encoding uncharacterized protein LOC114176324 isoform X1 — MGGLLHMFEFNQGRMAKKIHAHKNNNDDMETSGNGMKLQVETSHVHCAEGELPYSCQVEDGWSKKIGYSNVDPVKKANKEGFSKQSGTRSNAPSVVARLMGIETMPLPLDTKSVVPLDESTHENMERKFSKKKMNGKGWAGRGSSNLNSFSHMEFDSFYQHTDDDDDEGGHSFGEPRPREHPQEEELQKFKKEFEEYQSTRFKEWPKLPNGHQMESILSKKKESFPSRSKTQSRDFEESLMMKSKSRLLDICTSPTQIVILKPGSERVCNCNHEENCTSLSGTLHKRKGIEDFLEEVRERLRCELQGIRDGGIETPFNDKSDAKEVTESMTRDAEPNLLRSESTRSYKSKMQLNGQSSPEFFNIDTRRFLSERLRNTVKNELHLDIPEVACYLDNDRVRLKQDTIKGANDKSQWGVLEEKKELQTCSNRHKLDDNVLLHKELSPRNLERSLSAPASGASFGRLLLEDRHILTGALIQRKLEAVEARPVGVKKQKKDGFNIKEKLSNFKYTFGLRGKLFGKRVKSKVESHGSEHGAILRDVRSGPTILMKYGDRHENSTEVPPSPASVSSCADEEHWRQSGYSSLTSTPDASSLDDIFVPKVFRDISSGLNDLKRQLSELDSDGYVDFTTKQEPIEFSLVELDDPAESYVRDLLVASGLYFGSWDKYIGNSVFEEVEESHRKLVKEDERSTKDHNKNKLEHKVLLDLLNEALAIVLGPPLTLSRFRRKLSNSSLQPPPCGKELLKLVWDIVRVSLHPTSNTSLYSVDSFVAQDLASISWSGLTNDEIDTLERETACTIADDLVEEFTKDMLL; from the exons ATGGGAGGCTTATTGCACATGTTTGAGTTCAATCAGGGTAGGATGGCAAAGAAAATTCATGCCCATAAGAACAATAACGATG ATATGGAAACATCTGGAAATGGCATGAAGCTGCAAGTAGAAACCTCTCATGTCCACTGTGCAGAAGGAGAATTACCA TACTCGTGTCAGGTAGAAGATGGCTGGTCAAAGAAAATTGGTTACTCAAATGTGGATCCAGTGAAAAAAGCGAACAAAGAGGGTTTTTCCAAACAATCAGGCACCAGAAGTAATGCCCCCAGCGTTGTGGCAAGGTTGATGGGGATAGAAACCATGCCATTACCGTTAGACACTAAATCTGTAGTTCCATTGGATGAAAGCACACATGAAAATATGGAGAGGAAGTtttcaaagaagaaaatgaatggGAAAGGTTGGGCTGGTAGGGGTTCTTCAAACTTGAATTCTTTTAGCCATATGGAATTTGATTCATTTTATCAGCAcactgatgatgatgatgatgaaggtGGACATAGttttggagaaccgaggccgAGGGAACATCCTCAAGAGGAGGAACTCCAAAAATTcaagaaagaatttgaagagTATCAATCAACAAGGTTTAAGGAGTGGCCAAAGCTACCCAATGGCCACCAGATGGAGTCAATCTTATCTAAGAAAAAAGAATCCTTTCCATCAAGAAGTAAAACACAAAGTAGGGACTTTGAGGAGTCTTTAATGATGAAATCCAAAAGCAGATTATTAGATATATGCACTTCTCCCACTCAGATAGTTATCTTGAAGCCTGGTTCTGAAAGGGTTTGCAATTGCAACCATGAAGAGAATTGCACCAGTTTATCAGGCACTTTACATAAGAGAAAAGGTATAGAAGATTTTCTTGAGGAAGTGAGAGAGCGCTTGAGGTGTGAACTCCAAGGGATTAGAGATGGTGGAATTGAGACACCTTTCAATGATAAATCTGATGCTAAAGAGGTCACAGAAAGTATGACTAGAGATGCTGAACCTAATTTACTCCGCTCAGAGTCAACAAGATCATACAAAAGTAAAATGCAGCTCAATGGACAAAGTTCCCCAGAATTTTTCAACATAGATACTAGGAGGTTCTTGTCAGAGAGGCTAAGAAATACGGTAAAAAATGAATTGCATTTGGACATTCCTGAAGTGGCTTGTTATTTAGACAATGACAGAGTTAGACTAAAACAAGATACTATAAAGGGTGCAAATGACAAGAGCCAGTGGGGAGTTctagaagagaaaaaagaattaCAAACATGTTCCAATAGACATAAATTAGATGACAATGTATTGCTCCACAAGGAGTTGTCACCTAGGAACCTTGAAAGATCCTTGTCTGCTCCTGCATCAGGAGCATCATTTGGAAGGCTTCTTTTGGAGGATCGCCACATTTTAACGGGTGCCCTTATTCAGAGGAAGCTTGAAGCTGTTGAAGCAAGGCCTGTGGGTGTTAAAAAGCAGAAGAAAGATGgatttaatattaaagaaaaactttccaactttaaatatacttttggtCTAAGAGGGAAGCTCTTTGGCAAAAGAGTTAAGTCAAAAGTAGAATCACATGGCAGCGAACATGGTGCAATTTTGAGAGATGTCAGGAGTGGACCAACTATTCTCATGAAATATGGTGACAGACAT GAGAACTCCACCGAGGTACCTCCTAGTCCTGCATCTGTAAGCAGCTGTGCTGATGAAGAACATTGGAGACAGAGCGGGTATTCAAGTCTAACATCAACTCCAGATGCATCTTCATTAGATGATATTTTTGTTCCCAAGGTTTTCAGAGATATCAGCTCTGGTTTGAACG ACCTAAAGAGGCAACTGAGCGAGCTTGATTCTGACGGCTATGTTGATTTCACCACAAAGCAGGAGCCGATTGAGTTTTCATTAGTTGAACTGGATGATCCAGCAGAATCTTATGTAAGAGATCTGCTTGTTGCCTCTGGTTTGTACTTTGGTTCATGGGATAAATACATTGGCAACTCAGTTTTTGAAGAAGTGGAAGAATCTCATAGGAAATTGGTGAAGGAGGATGAAAGATCCACAAAAGATCATAACAAGAATAAGTTAGAGCACAAGGTTTTGCTTGATTTGTTAAATGAGGCACTTGCCATTGTTCTTGGACCACCTTTGACATTGTCTAGATTCAGAAGGAAACTAAGCAATTCCTCGTTGCAACCTCCACCATGTGGAAAGGAACTACTAAAGTTAGTATGGGACATTGTCCGTGTTTCTTTACATCCAACGTCCAACACATCTCTTTATTCAGTTGATAGTTTTGTGGCACAAGATCTTGCATCTATTTCCTGGTCTGGGCTAACAAATGATGAGATTGATACATTGGAAAGAGAGACTGCATGTACAATCGCCGATGATTTGGTTGAAGAATTCACAAAGGATATGCTCTTGTAG
- the LOC114176324 gene encoding uncharacterized protein LOC114176324 isoform X3, which yields MGGLLHMFEFNQGRMAKKIHAHKNNNDDMETSGNGMKLQVETSHVHCAEGELPYSCQVEDGWSKKIGYSNVDPVKKANKEGFSKQSGTRSNAPSVVARLMGIETMPLPLDTKSVVPLDESTHENMERKFSKKKMNGKGWAGGHSFGEPRPREHPQEEELQKFKKEFEEYQSTRFKEWPKLPNGHQMESILSKKKESFPSRSKTQSRDFEESLMMKSKSRLLDICTSPTQIVILKPGSERVCNCNHEENCTSLSGTLHKRKGIEDFLEEVRERLRCELQGIRDGGIETPFNDKSDAKEVTESMTRDAEPNLLRSESTRSYKSKMQLNGQSSPEFFNIDTRRFLSERLRNTVKNELHLDIPEVACYLDNDRVRLKQDTIKGANDKSQWGVLEEKKELQTCSNRHKLDDNVLLHKELSPRNLERSLSAPASGASFGRLLLEDRHILTGALIQRKLEAVEARPVGVKKQKKDGFNIKEKLSNFKYTFGLRGKLFGKRVKSKVESHGSEHGAILRDVRSGPTILMKYGDRHENSTEVPPSPASVSSCADEEHWRQSGYSSLTSTPDASSLDDIFVPKVFRDISSGLNDLKRQLSELDSDGYVDFTTKQEPIEFSLVELDDPAESYVRDLLVASGLYFGSWDKYIGNSVFEEVEESHRKLVKEDERSTKDHNKNKLEHKVLLDLLNEALAIVLGPPLTLSRFRRKLSNSSLQPPPCGKELLKLVWDIVRVSLHPTSNTSLYSVDSFVAQDLASISWSGLTNDEIDTLERETACTIADDLVEEFTKDMLL from the exons ATGGGAGGCTTATTGCACATGTTTGAGTTCAATCAGGGTAGGATGGCAAAGAAAATTCATGCCCATAAGAACAATAACGATG ATATGGAAACATCTGGAAATGGCATGAAGCTGCAAGTAGAAACCTCTCATGTCCACTGTGCAGAAGGAGAATTACCA TACTCGTGTCAGGTAGAAGATGGCTGGTCAAAGAAAATTGGTTACTCAAATGTGGATCCAGTGAAAAAAGCGAACAAAGAGGGTTTTTCCAAACAATCAGGCACCAGAAGTAATGCCCCCAGCGTTGTGGCAAGGTTGATGGGGATAGAAACCATGCCATTACCGTTAGACACTAAATCTGTAGTTCCATTGGATGAAAGCACACATGAAAATATGGAGAGGAAGTtttcaaagaagaaaatgaatggGAAAGGTTGGGCTG gtGGACATAGttttggagaaccgaggccgAGGGAACATCCTCAAGAGGAGGAACTCCAAAAATTcaagaaagaatttgaagagTATCAATCAACAAGGTTTAAGGAGTGGCCAAAGCTACCCAATGGCCACCAGATGGAGTCAATCTTATCTAAGAAAAAAGAATCCTTTCCATCAAGAAGTAAAACACAAAGTAGGGACTTTGAGGAGTCTTTAATGATGAAATCCAAAAGCAGATTATTAGATATATGCACTTCTCCCACTCAGATAGTTATCTTGAAGCCTGGTTCTGAAAGGGTTTGCAATTGCAACCATGAAGAGAATTGCACCAGTTTATCAGGCACTTTACATAAGAGAAAAGGTATAGAAGATTTTCTTGAGGAAGTGAGAGAGCGCTTGAGGTGTGAACTCCAAGGGATTAGAGATGGTGGAATTGAGACACCTTTCAATGATAAATCTGATGCTAAAGAGGTCACAGAAAGTATGACTAGAGATGCTGAACCTAATTTACTCCGCTCAGAGTCAACAAGATCATACAAAAGTAAAATGCAGCTCAATGGACAAAGTTCCCCAGAATTTTTCAACATAGATACTAGGAGGTTCTTGTCAGAGAGGCTAAGAAATACGGTAAAAAATGAATTGCATTTGGACATTCCTGAAGTGGCTTGTTATTTAGACAATGACAGAGTTAGACTAAAACAAGATACTATAAAGGGTGCAAATGACAAGAGCCAGTGGGGAGTTctagaagagaaaaaagaattaCAAACATGTTCCAATAGACATAAATTAGATGACAATGTATTGCTCCACAAGGAGTTGTCACCTAGGAACCTTGAAAGATCCTTGTCTGCTCCTGCATCAGGAGCATCATTTGGAAGGCTTCTTTTGGAGGATCGCCACATTTTAACGGGTGCCCTTATTCAGAGGAAGCTTGAAGCTGTTGAAGCAAGGCCTGTGGGTGTTAAAAAGCAGAAGAAAGATGgatttaatattaaagaaaaactttccaactttaaatatacttttggtCTAAGAGGGAAGCTCTTTGGCAAAAGAGTTAAGTCAAAAGTAGAATCACATGGCAGCGAACATGGTGCAATTTTGAGAGATGTCAGGAGTGGACCAACTATTCTCATGAAATATGGTGACAGACAT GAGAACTCCACCGAGGTACCTCCTAGTCCTGCATCTGTAAGCAGCTGTGCTGATGAAGAACATTGGAGACAGAGCGGGTATTCAAGTCTAACATCAACTCCAGATGCATCTTCATTAGATGATATTTTTGTTCCCAAGGTTTTCAGAGATATCAGCTCTGGTTTGAACG ACCTAAAGAGGCAACTGAGCGAGCTTGATTCTGACGGCTATGTTGATTTCACCACAAAGCAGGAGCCGATTGAGTTTTCATTAGTTGAACTGGATGATCCAGCAGAATCTTATGTAAGAGATCTGCTTGTTGCCTCTGGTTTGTACTTTGGTTCATGGGATAAATACATTGGCAACTCAGTTTTTGAAGAAGTGGAAGAATCTCATAGGAAATTGGTGAAGGAGGATGAAAGATCCACAAAAGATCATAACAAGAATAAGTTAGAGCACAAGGTTTTGCTTGATTTGTTAAATGAGGCACTTGCCATTGTTCTTGGACCACCTTTGACATTGTCTAGATTCAGAAGGAAACTAAGCAATTCCTCGTTGCAACCTCCACCATGTGGAAAGGAACTACTAAAGTTAGTATGGGACATTGTCCGTGTTTCTTTACATCCAACGTCCAACACATCTCTTTATTCAGTTGATAGTTTTGTGGCACAAGATCTTGCATCTATTTCCTGGTCTGGGCTAACAAATGATGAGATTGATACATTGGAAAGAGAGACTGCATGTACAATCGCCGATGATTTGGTTGAAGAATTCACAAAGGATATGCTCTTGTAG